Proteins co-encoded in one Opitutus terrae PB90-1 genomic window:
- the nuoB gene encoding NADH-quinone oxidoreductase subunit NuoB has protein sequence MFETLRQSLNVGVATTAYPATPPEVSTRARGRPEIDWPAWQDARPAAAICPTGAINCRDEAGVRTAELDLGKCIFCGLCADVDRAIRMTNQCELAVRTRERLRSTARYELRPDGTQARMIEAPQISETGEKTEALGRELQNRIHSLLGRSLHIREVDAGSCNGCEVEINALSGPIYDLERFGIHLVASPRHADMLLVTGPVTRNMELALRKTYDATPEPRLVVAVGACGCSGGMFGRNYATCGSVDSVLPVDVYIPGCPPNPFALLHGILLAVGRLEKR, from the coding sequence ATGTTCGAAACCCTGCGCCAAAGCCTCAACGTCGGAGTCGCGACGACCGCTTATCCGGCCACGCCGCCGGAGGTTTCGACCCGTGCGCGCGGCCGGCCGGAGATCGACTGGCCGGCGTGGCAGGACGCCCGGCCGGCCGCGGCGATCTGTCCGACCGGCGCGATCAACTGCCGCGACGAAGCGGGAGTGCGGACGGCGGAGCTCGACCTCGGGAAATGCATTTTTTGCGGGCTGTGCGCAGACGTGGACCGTGCGATCCGGATGACGAATCAGTGCGAGCTGGCCGTCCGGACGCGGGAGCGGCTGCGCTCGACTGCGCGCTACGAGCTGAGGCCCGACGGCACGCAGGCGCGGATGATCGAAGCGCCGCAAATCTCTGAGACAGGAGAGAAAACGGAGGCGTTGGGCCGGGAACTGCAGAACCGGATTCATTCGTTGTTGGGCCGTTCGCTGCACATTCGGGAAGTTGATGCCGGTTCGTGCAACGGCTGCGAAGTCGAGATCAACGCCCTGAGCGGTCCGATCTACGACTTGGAGCGGTTTGGCATTCATCTCGTGGCCTCGCCCCGGCATGCCGATATGCTGCTCGTGACGGGCCCGGTCACGCGCAACATGGAACTCGCCCTGCGCAAGACCTACGATGCGACACCCGAACCGCGGCTCGTCGTCGCGGTGGGCGCCTGTGGTTGCAGTGGCGGGATGTTCGGCCGAAACTACGCCACTTGCGGCAGCGTCGACTCGGTGCTGCCGGTGGACGTCTACATTCCCGGTTGTCCGCCCAATCCATTTGCACTGCTGCACGGAATTTTGCTGGCGGTGGGCCGGCTGGAAAAACGATGA
- a CDS encoding NADH-quinone oxidoreductase subunit C — protein MSAPLEFTWLNNGTSVAWPSVPEWPVEQLVEATAAELSRGGRLCAWFGVPEPGGETTRLVAVVAADAENTLMVGRSEPLRGSYPALTARCPQAHLFEREVWEQHGLVPEGHPWLKPVRRPQDLPRDAAPVNGEFFRVAGGEVHEVAVGPVHAGIIEPGHFRFQCAGEEVLHLEIALGYQHRGIEAALVGGPHPRTELQMQVVAGDASIAHSTAHALVSEVLAGSEAPLRAQWLRAIALELERLANHTGDLGALANDVAFLPTSSACGKIRGDFLNLTALICGNRFGRGLVRPGGCRYELDPARLGQLRERLKTALDDVEAALGWLWDAASVRARFEDVGVVSDEQAAEIGLVGPAARASGLVRDVRYDHPAGWHRFAQMPVAVWPGGDVLARARVRALEIQRSGAFILEQLGGAPEGELVATLDAPAADTLSVALVEGWRGEVCHVALTDVARRFRCYKIVDPSFHNWTGMALALRGQAISDFPICNKSFNLSYCGFDL, from the coding sequence ATGAGCGCTCCACTTGAGTTTACCTGGCTGAACAACGGCACGAGCGTGGCGTGGCCGAGCGTGCCTGAGTGGCCGGTCGAACAGTTGGTCGAGGCGACCGCGGCCGAGCTGTCGCGTGGCGGTCGGCTGTGCGCGTGGTTTGGCGTGCCGGAGCCGGGCGGCGAAACCACACGGCTGGTCGCAGTCGTCGCCGCGGATGCGGAAAACACCTTGATGGTCGGACGCAGTGAACCGTTGCGGGGAAGTTATCCCGCCCTGACGGCACGCTGCCCGCAGGCGCATTTGTTCGAGCGCGAAGTGTGGGAGCAGCACGGACTCGTGCCCGAGGGGCACCCGTGGCTCAAGCCGGTGCGTCGGCCGCAGGACCTCCCGCGCGATGCGGCGCCAGTGAACGGCGAATTTTTCCGCGTGGCGGGCGGCGAGGTGCACGAGGTGGCAGTGGGACCGGTGCACGCGGGCATCATCGAGCCCGGACATTTCCGTTTCCAATGTGCGGGCGAGGAGGTGCTGCATCTGGAGATTGCGCTCGGCTATCAGCACCGTGGGATCGAGGCGGCGCTGGTGGGCGGGCCGCATCCGCGGACCGAGCTGCAGATGCAGGTGGTGGCGGGTGACGCGTCGATTGCGCACAGCACGGCCCATGCGCTCGTCTCGGAAGTGCTCGCGGGGAGCGAGGCGCCGCTGCGCGCGCAGTGGCTGCGGGCGATTGCACTCGAGCTCGAGCGGCTGGCGAATCACACCGGCGATCTGGGCGCGCTGGCGAACGACGTGGCGTTTCTGCCGACGTCATCGGCGTGCGGGAAGATTCGCGGGGACTTTCTCAATCTCACGGCGCTGATCTGCGGGAACCGGTTTGGTCGCGGGCTGGTGCGCCCGGGCGGTTGCCGTTACGAACTCGATCCGGCGCGGCTGGGCCAGCTGCGGGAACGGCTGAAGACCGCTTTGGACGACGTGGAGGCGGCGCTGGGCTGGTTGTGGGACGCGGCGTCGGTGCGCGCGCGGTTCGAGGATGTCGGTGTGGTGAGCGACGAGCAGGCGGCGGAGATCGGCCTCGTGGGTCCGGCGGCGCGGGCGAGCGGATTGGTGCGCGACGTGCGCTACGATCACCCGGCGGGCTGGCACCGGTTCGCGCAGATGCCGGTGGCGGTGTGGCCGGGTGGCGACGTGCTGGCGCGGGCCCGGGTGCGTGCGCTCGAGATCCAGCGCTCCGGCGCGTTTATTTTGGAACAGCTCGGCGGCGCGCCCGAAGGTGAACTCGTCGCCACGCTGGATGCGCCAGCGGCCGACACGCTGTCGGTGGCATTGGTGGAAGGCTGGCGCGGCGAGGTGTGCCACGTGGCGTTGACCGATGTCGCGCGGCGGTTCCGATGCTACAAGATCGTCGATCCGTCGTTCCACAACTGGACCGGGATGGCGCTCGCGCTGCGCGGACAGGCAATCTCGGATTTTCCGATCTGCAACAAGAGCTTCAACCTGTCGTATTGCGGGTTCGATTTGTGA
- a CDS encoding 4Fe-4S dicluster domain-containing protein, which yields MFVVDTLIHRLKRGRETMAFPNGPAPALPDRHGGALRVDASKCADGCAACAEVCPTQAITVADSKVAPPGITDGTPGPRGNASALPKITLDLGRCVFCAECVKTCPAGAITQTGDHRMAVRRREDLVLGAPGQEEVRLAAALDEKLRKMFGRSLRLRQVSAGGSGAEEADLNVLGTIGWDLGRFGIQFVASPRHADGLVVTGPVSKGMELALRKTWEAMPAPKIVIAVGAEAISGGVFAGHPQVRNGVDAIVPVDLYIPGWPPHPLTILDGLLRLLGRLEEDRRS from the coding sequence ATGTTTGTGGTCGATACACTGATTCACCGGCTGAAGCGCGGACGGGAAACGATGGCGTTCCCGAACGGGCCGGCCCCGGCGCTGCCGGACCGGCACGGGGGTGCGTTGCGCGTTGACGCCTCGAAATGTGCCGACGGCTGCGCGGCGTGCGCGGAGGTGTGTCCGACGCAGGCCATCACCGTGGCGGATTCCAAGGTCGCACCACCCGGAATCACGGACGGGACGCCCGGGCCACGGGGGAATGCGTCCGCGCTCCCGAAGATTACGCTCGATCTGGGGCGCTGTGTGTTCTGTGCCGAGTGTGTGAAGACCTGTCCGGCGGGAGCGATCACGCAGACGGGCGATCATCGGATGGCGGTGCGGCGGCGCGAGGATCTCGTGCTGGGCGCACCGGGGCAGGAGGAAGTGCGACTGGCGGCTGCGCTCGACGAAAAGCTGCGGAAGATGTTTGGCCGTTCGCTGCGGCTGCGCCAAGTGAGCGCCGGCGGCAGTGGCGCCGAGGAGGCGGATTTGAACGTGCTCGGGACGATCGGCTGGGATCTGGGCCGGTTTGGAATTCAGTTCGTCGCTTCGCCGCGGCACGCGGATGGCCTTGTCGTGACCGGGCCAGTTTCGAAAGGGATGGAGCTGGCGCTGCGGAAGACGTGGGAGGCGATGCCGGCGCCGAAGATCGTGATCGCGGTGGGCGCCGAGGCGATTTCGGGGGGCGTGTTTGCGGGCCATCCGCAGGTGCGGAACGGCGTGGATGCGATCGTGCCCGTGGATCTCTACATTCCTGGCTGGCCGCCGCATCCGCTCACGATTTTGGATGGATTGCTGCGGTTGCTCGGGCGGTTGGAGGAAGACAGGCGCAGCTGA
- a CDS encoding REP-associated tyrosine transposase, whose translation MAGQSSFMLLPQRQTARLRTGRVSVPGATYFVTACVHHRAPVLTESRSATGLISTLSHLHERGDASIIAATIMPDHVHLLFPLGGRLSLMQVVAKLKALSRRRHVSWEWQDNVFEHRLRADEARDDYRFYIFMNPYAAKLIPTTACWPWWYCPEPSACRFLPLLHADGTPPREWLREREVIRNRLHVS comes from the coding sequence ATGGCGGGTCAGAGTTCTTTCATGTTGCTCCCACAGCGACAGACCGCGCGATTGCGGACAGGTCGTGTCTCCGTGCCGGGAGCAACCTATTTTGTTACGGCGTGCGTGCATCACCGCGCGCCTGTCTTGACCGAGTCACGCTCGGCCACCGGTTTGATCTCGACCTTATCGCACCTGCATGAGCGCGGAGACGCTTCGATCATCGCAGCCACGATCATGCCCGACCATGTGCATCTCCTGTTTCCCCTTGGTGGACGTCTCTCGCTCATGCAAGTCGTGGCGAAACTGAAGGCGCTCTCTCGACGACGTCACGTTTCGTGGGAGTGGCAGGACAATGTCTTCGAACATCGCCTGCGTGCAGATGAAGCCCGCGACGACTACCGCTTCTACATCTTCATGAATCCGTATGCAGCCAAGCTGATCCCGACGACGGCGTGCTGGCCGTGGTGGTATTGTCCAGAGCCAAGCGCGTGCCGGTTTCTTCCTCTTCTCCATGCCGACGGAACGCCGCCTCGCGAGTGGTTGCGCGAGCGCGAAGTCATTCGCAATCGTCTTCACGTGTCGTAG
- a CDS encoding PAS domain-containing hybrid sensor histidine kinase/response regulator, protein MNEPRPSTDPAAHRLAAADVAAVLLLDSHGRITGASASARALWQAAEGGLIGEPFASLFAFEVVADGPEWFEAQWEVLRDATLDRTATLDAQPRDGAPRAVQVRLERFSETFFLATVQPPAAAPTAPSANGDGSAYQLVAEQGAAGFFDLDLITNRATYSRSWKKMLGYVDAELPDTLETWRELIHPDDSGAAPDQVGRKPAAGARPFSVEFRMRHRLGHWVWVQCVGVQVLNATGQLERVVGLNLDVSERKEIEEASLANDERMETLGGGPLGAFDLDFTAKSFWFSPAWKKILGYRDDELADTLETLAAVLPADEIPGGVETWLLLLAPGQNTFVLAEELVGKDGQRVPVLLGAHRTLTRKRDLARIIGFICTAPTLTPRSAGSDDGLGAGLAQDAFAALAEGVLVTDATGRILHANPAAVRLLARKPDEIVGAAVADVFQLVHRESGRPGDDPCDRALGADQPLPLFSDHALVVGARPPAATDAASSPAETALPIVWTARASKDAENNPRGVVIVFRDPGEMSLTPEELVKANRFESLGLLAGGIAHDFNNLLATILAGVSLAKDNRNYSALEDCEKACLTAKGLTKQLLAFAKGGAGSQSVISPKEILQDAVKIAAAGSDAEITVNLTENVDPVRVDRAQILQVFQNLIVNALQAMPPKPHRAKLQLTAKNVTLAADQIPPLAEGNYVEIEVRDNGSGIAPENLQKIFDPFFTTKKHGTGLGLATVLSIVRKHGGQIAVDSVVGTGTAFTAFFPRADAPVEVQARRAPSLRFGTGRILLMDDDPKLSELTATMLESLDYKFDLAKNGEEAIQLYKRYLNIGRPYDVALLDITVVGGMGGEECFKALRDLDPEVRAIVSSGYDNEDMARRFLDMGFCGYLTKPYRVTDLGKVLKAVLG, encoded by the coding sequence TTGAACGAGCCGCGCCCATCCACCGATCCCGCCGCCCACCGCCTCGCCGCGGCCGATGTCGCCGCCGTCCTCCTGCTCGACTCCCACGGCCGCATCACCGGCGCCTCCGCGAGCGCCCGCGCGCTCTGGCAGGCCGCCGAGGGCGGACTGATCGGCGAGCCGTTCGCCTCGCTGTTCGCCTTCGAGGTGGTCGCCGACGGACCCGAGTGGTTCGAAGCCCAGTGGGAAGTCCTGCGCGACGCCACGCTCGATCGCACCGCCACACTCGACGCGCAGCCGCGCGACGGCGCGCCCCGCGCGGTGCAGGTGCGCCTGGAGCGTTTTTCCGAAACCTTTTTCCTTGCGACCGTCCAACCTCCGGCGGCCGCACCGACGGCCCCCAGCGCGAACGGCGACGGCAGCGCCTACCAACTCGTCGCCGAACAGGGCGCCGCGGGTTTCTTCGACCTCGACCTGATCACCAACCGCGCGACCTACTCCCGCTCGTGGAAAAAGATGCTCGGCTACGTCGATGCCGAGTTGCCGGATACGCTCGAGACCTGGCGTGAGCTCATTCATCCCGACGACTCCGGCGCCGCGCCGGATCAGGTCGGTCGCAAACCCGCCGCCGGCGCACGACCGTTCAGCGTCGAGTTTCGCATGCGCCACCGGCTCGGCCACTGGGTCTGGGTGCAGTGCGTCGGCGTGCAGGTGCTGAACGCCACCGGCCAGCTCGAGCGCGTGGTCGGACTCAACCTCGATGTCTCCGAGCGCAAGGAGATCGAGGAAGCGAGCCTCGCCAACGACGAGCGCATGGAGACGCTCGGCGGCGGTCCGCTTGGCGCGTTCGACCTCGATTTTACCGCGAAGTCCTTCTGGTTCTCGCCCGCCTGGAAAAAGATTCTCGGCTACCGCGACGACGAGCTGGCCGACACGCTGGAGACGCTGGCCGCCGTGTTGCCCGCCGACGAAATTCCCGGCGGCGTGGAAACCTGGCTGCTGTTGCTCGCGCCGGGACAAAATACCTTCGTGCTCGCCGAGGAGCTCGTCGGCAAGGACGGCCAGCGCGTGCCCGTGCTCCTCGGCGCACACCGCACGCTCACGCGCAAGCGCGATCTCGCCCGCATCATCGGCTTCATCTGCACCGCGCCCACGCTCACGCCGCGCAGCGCCGGCAGCGACGACGGGCTCGGCGCCGGGCTCGCGCAGGATGCGTTCGCGGCCCTCGCCGAGGGCGTCCTCGTCACCGACGCCACAGGCCGGATTCTCCACGCCAATCCCGCCGCCGTGCGATTGCTCGCGCGCAAGCCCGACGAGATCGTCGGCGCCGCCGTCGCGGATGTTTTCCAGCTCGTGCACCGCGAGAGTGGCCGGCCCGGCGACGATCCGTGCGATCGCGCGCTCGGCGCCGACCAGCCGCTGCCGCTGTTCAGCGACCACGCGCTGGTCGTGGGCGCGCGACCGCCCGCGGCCACCGATGCGGCCTCCTCGCCCGCGGAAACGGCGCTGCCGATCGTCTGGACCGCGCGCGCCTCCAAGGACGCCGAGAACAACCCGCGCGGCGTGGTGATCGTCTTCCGCGACCCCGGCGAGATGAGCCTCACGCCGGAAGAACTGGTGAAGGCGAATCGCTTCGAATCGCTCGGCCTGCTCGCCGGCGGCATCGCACACGACTTCAACAATCTCCTCGCTACCATCCTCGCCGGCGTGTCGCTCGCCAAGGACAACCGCAATTACTCCGCCCTCGAGGATTGCGAAAAAGCCTGCCTCACCGCGAAGGGCTTGACCAAGCAGCTGCTCGCGTTCGCCAAGGGCGGCGCCGGTTCGCAAAGCGTGATTTCGCCGAAAGAAATCCTGCAGGACGCGGTGAAGATCGCCGCCGCCGGTTCCGACGCGGAGATCACCGTCAACCTCACCGAAAACGTCGATCCGGTGCGCGTCGATCGCGCGCAGATCCTGCAGGTTTTTCAAAACCTCATCGTCAACGCGCTCCAGGCGATGCCGCCGAAGCCGCATCGCGCGAAGCTGCAGCTCACCGCGAAAAACGTCACGCTTGCCGCCGACCAGATTCCGCCGCTCGCCGAGGGGAACTACGTCGAGATCGAGGTGCGCGACAACGGCAGCGGGATCGCGCCGGAAAATCTCCAGAAAATCTTCGATCCGTTCTTCACGACGAAGAAACACGGCACCGGCCTCGGCCTCGCGACGGTGCTCTCCATCGTCCGCAAGCACGGCGGCCAGATCGCCGTCGACTCGGTCGTGGGCACGGGAACAGCGTTCACCGCGTTCTTTCCACGCGCCGACGCGCCCGTCGAGGTGCAGGCGCGCCGTGCACCGTCGCTGCGCTTTGGCACGGGGCGAATCCTGTTAATGGACGACGACCCGAAACTCTCCGAGCTCACGGCGACGATGCTCGAGAGTCTCGACTACAAATTCGACCTGGCGAAGAACGGCGAGGAAGCGATTCAGCTCTACAAACGCTACCTCAACATCGGCCGGCCCTACGACGTCGCGCTGCTCGACATCACCGTCGTCGGCGGCATGGGCGGCGAGGAGTGTTTCAAGGCCCTCCGCGACCTCGATCCGGAAGTGCGCGCGATCGTCTCCAGTGGTTACGACAACGAGGACATGGCGCGTCGCTTCCTCGACATGGGCTTCTGCGGCTATCTGACCAAGCCCTATCGCGTCACCGACCTCGGCAAGGTCCTGAAAGCCGTGCTTGGGTGA
- the hemH gene encoding ferrochelatase: MPNRAVLLVNLGSPDSTSVPDVRRYLDEFLGDERVIDRPAQPFRSILVHRIIVPRRSPNSAHAYEQIWTKDGSPLIITSRNVQQKLAATLGPETPVYLAMRYGQPSIASVLGQIVADGVSELLLIPQYPHYAMSSWETVVVKVYEEAARQAPQLRVTTVQPFFDDADYIEALHAVSAPYFAQPHDYVLFSYHGIPVRHLCKADSSHAHCQIVNDCCNTPSPVHATCYRAQVFATTRALAARAGLAPDRHSVSFQSRLVGEPWLSPYTDHELERLAKAGIKRILVLCPAFLSDCLETLEEISVAGKETFVQAGGESFTQIPCLNDQPPFIDFLANRVRTWLQASHR, from the coding sequence ATGCCCAACCGCGCGGTCCTTCTCGTCAACCTCGGCTCGCCCGATTCCACCTCCGTCCCCGACGTCCGGCGTTACCTCGATGAGTTTCTCGGCGATGAGCGCGTCATCGATCGGCCGGCGCAGCCGTTCCGTTCGATCCTGGTGCATCGCATCATCGTACCGCGGCGTTCGCCCAATTCCGCGCACGCCTACGAGCAGATCTGGACCAAGGACGGCTCGCCGCTGATCATCACCTCGCGCAACGTCCAGCAAAAGCTCGCCGCCACTCTCGGCCCCGAGACGCCCGTCTACCTCGCGATGCGGTACGGGCAGCCATCGATCGCCTCGGTCCTCGGCCAGATCGTCGCCGACGGCGTCAGCGAACTGCTCCTGATCCCGCAGTATCCGCATTACGCGATGTCCTCGTGGGAAACCGTCGTGGTGAAGGTTTACGAGGAAGCCGCACGCCAGGCGCCGCAGTTGCGCGTGACCACGGTGCAGCCTTTCTTCGATGACGCGGACTACATCGAAGCGTTGCACGCGGTCTCCGCGCCCTACTTCGCCCAGCCGCACGACTACGTGCTGTTCAGCTACCATGGCATCCCGGTCCGCCACCTGTGCAAGGCCGACTCCTCGCACGCGCACTGCCAGATTGTGAACGACTGCTGCAACACGCCCTCGCCCGTTCACGCCACCTGTTACCGCGCCCAAGTGTTCGCCACGACGCGCGCACTCGCCGCCCGCGCCGGCCTGGCGCCCGACCGCCATTCCGTTTCGTTCCAGTCGCGCCTGGTCGGCGAACCCTGGCTGTCGCCCTACACCGACCACGAGTTGGAACGGCTCGCGAAGGCTGGCATCAAACGAATTCTCGTGCTCTGTCCCGCCTTCCTCTCCGACTGCCTCGAGACGCTCGAGGAGATCAGCGTCGCGGGGAAGGAGACGTTCGTGCAGGCCGGCGGTGAATCCTTTACGCAGATTCCCTGCCTCAACGACCAGCCGCCGTTCATCGATTTTCTCGCCAACCGCGTCCGTACTTGGCTACAAGCGAGTCACCGTTGA